gtgattgcttggtccttgGATAATCGACAGTATGGCCTTGGATTTATTCTAACATGATACAACCGCACTGAATGTGCCACCGATGTGTGGCTACGCCCTGTGTACTGACGTATTCTTGTCTCTTAACTGTAAATCTGTTGTCATGGAGTAAAACTTCTTTACCCCAAAAAAACACACACGAGGAGGCGTCACCCCTCAtcagaaaacaaaaaacagaaggCGTCGCCCAGAAAAGAcgtagcacgagaaatgagaaaGCCTACAAGACCAAAAACCCGGTCGAGCAACAGTGGGCTCCGACCAGCAAACCCTACTCGAACGGCCCATTAGCCCAACAACCCACGCCCACCCTACCTCTCGCGAGGTCATCAAAACCCTACCCGCGGCACACATCTCCCCCCACTTCCCcccatccgccgccgccgcgcctcctcctcgcccAAGGTATCCCTCCCAtcctctcctccctctcctccgccCCATCTCCCCCGTCCTCCTAGGCCAATCCGTCCGGCCGCCGCTCCTCCTTCCGCCGCGCCGCTCGTCCACCGGTTCCTCCGTTTCGTTTCGCGAGGTCTGGTTGGTTTGGATCCGACGATAGGCAGCCGCGTCTCTCAATTCGCAGCCTTGGTCACCGGCGGTAGCTTGGTTCCTAGGGTTTCGCCGTGGTGGTTGTTCGAGATGCGTTCGTTTTGCGTGAGTCCAGTCTTTAGTCGCGCTGGAGCGCGCCATGGGTTGTTGTTCCGTGATCTGGATGCGTCCATTAGTGAGTATTTGCCTGCTGTTCGTGAGATCTTGCATGGGTACTGGGGCACCGGACACAGATTTGCTGTTGTAGTTTCCGGCGGCCTAATCTTTACTGTGCAAGATGTACACGGGTACGCAGTTTGCAGCAGTGGCTTCTTTGTGTTTCTGCTGCCGGTGGTTACCCAATAATCATCCAGCCTTTACGATTGAGGCGTTGTGTTATTCTTTGTTTGTGTAAAGTAGGATCCAGAGCACAAGTACTGAGGCACGGTAGCCGTTCTGGTTGCTCAGTTGCCATTTATTTGTTGTGCAAGAGAGACATGGGAACCCGCTTTGCAGCAGAGATTGAACTCTACTTTCTGCCGCCAGTAGTCGCCCAACATCACCCATTTGATTCTTGTTTGACATGCATCTGACATTGTCTGTGCCAGAGTTTATCCTACGTGTAGACAGTAGCTACTTGATAATTAGCTTACTTTTGGGCCTGTAGGTTGGTTCATTTGGACCAGAGCACAAGTACTGAGGCATGGTAGCCGTTCTGGTTGCACAGGTGCCATATTTTTGTTGTGCAAGAGAAACAGGGAACCCGCTTTGCAGCAGAGATTTACTCCACTTTCTTCAGCCAGTAGTCGCCCGATATCACACACTTAGTATGAGAGATGGACAAGGGTAGACAATTTACACCCTGTTGGTTATATGAGGTTTTGATGATTGTGCTTTTGTGGTTGTTCCATGCTACAGATCCTGCTTTGTTGTTGATTGTTCTTTTGTGTTCACTTCCTTGCTTTATGTTCTTATTAAGTGTTGCTCATGGTTCTTCTTGTCTCATTTTTAGGTAGGAGCTTGTGAAAGTTCTCTAAGGCTGAGAAGATGGTTCTGAAGTAAGCCATATGTTTTTGCAAATTAGCATGTCTTCTGTACTTAGTTCAATAGTAGTGATACCTCAAGTGTGGTTTCAGTGCTCAAATTGTTGTTTTATTTGTTCTACAGGACCGAGCTTTGCCGTTTTAGCGGCCAGAAGATTTACCCAGGGAAGGGTATCAGGTTCATTCGTTCGGATTCGCAGGTAAACTTTGTTATGTTAAGGTCACCAATATTGTTGTTGAATGGTCTAGGTCATCAGTATTAAGCCTAGAAGTTTTTTCTGTTGATTCTTCAAACAGGAACCACCTATTAACGATtcagatattttgtgctgcaggTTTTCCTCTTTGCCAACTCAAAATGCAAGCGCTACTTCCACAACCGCCTGAAGCCTGCAAAGCTTTGCTGGACAGCAATGTACAGGAAGCAGCACAAGAAGGTCTCACATTTAGACTATCATTCTCCATCATGCAGTTACTGTATTATCCCTTTTTATGCCAAAGAAATGTTGCTAGAATTTGCTTGCATGTGCTCGTGTGTTTGTAATTTGCATTTCACCTGTCATTAATTTGAGGGCAAATTCCTCCCTACAGTTTGATATTCTTGTGCGTGGTATTTATAACAAACATTAGATGACATTTGTTATGTTATTTATAGATCAGTGCTTCTGTTAGTATTCCTGTATTTATCGTGCCAGTCCTTCTGTAATCTTAAGCCTCATGATGTGCAACTTCCTGTGTTTGCTGCAACAAAGGATATTTTTTTTTTGGTTACTGATTCATCCTGTCATGTGTATTTACTGGGCTGTGCTTTGATGTGTCAATGCAGGACATCCATGCTGAGGCTGCCAAGAAGAGGCGCCGCACCACCAAGAAGCCGTACTCACGGTCGATTGTTGGTGCCACTCTGGAAGTTATCCAGAAGAAGAGGGCCGAGAAGCCTGAAGTCCGTGATGCTGCCCGAGAAGCCGCTCTCCGGTACATTTTCAATCTCTTTATTGCTGTTCCAGCATTGTGTCTACTCCTAAATCTTCTGTTGCAAAAACTGATCTAGCAGCTGTTGATATTATTGTTTGCTTTTCAATCATCTTACCCTTGATTCATCATGATGCAGTGAGATCAAGGAGCGCATCAAGAAGACCAAGGatgagaagaaggccaagaaggcAGAGGTGACCAAGTCCCAGAAGTCACAGGGGGGCAAGGGCGCCGTGCAGAAGGGTTCCAAGGGCCCAAAGATTGGCGGTGGCGGCGGGAAGCGTTGAAAGTTGATTACGCCATAGACATAGAGTTGTGCTGCCTAGCCTTGTTTCCTATCCTACTATCATAGACCTTTGTCAAGTTATTACCCCGCCCTCTTGAATTTGCACCTTATCTCTGAGGCTGAATGGTGTTAACGTTTTGGATTGTCTTGATGAGTTTATTTATAATGAATGGTTCTTATGTTGGTTCTTATCACTTGGTAAGTTTTCTCATTGCGGTTGGCGGCAAAGTGTACAGTGGTGATAGTTTGCCCTTGATCTTAAGGGGCTCTAGCTGATTATTTCAAGTTCCCAGTCTCCCGTCCTaattatatactccctccgtcccataatataagagccctttttacactacactagtgttaaaacgctcttatattatgggacggagggagtagcttccAAGTCTTGGTACCGATTTCCAGAGGTACCGCATTGCTAGATTATTCAAAACCGCTACTTGGCTAATCGATGGAACCCTTGTTACACTGAAACGTCTTTGTTTGAGATATATAAGAGCGTCGAATGGTTAACTCACCGCAAATCCTTTGCATAGGGTTTCTAGGTCTTCAAGTTTCCTCCGCCATTGAGTGTCAATAATGGGGCGCTGTCATGGTGGGGCAG
The Aegilops tauschii subsp. strangulata cultivar AL8/78 chromosome 3, Aet v6.0, whole genome shotgun sequence genome window above contains:
- the LOC109766749 gene encoding large ribosomal subunit protein eL24 — encoded protein: MVLKTELCRFSGQKIYPGKGIRFIRSDSQVFLFANSKCKRYFHNRLKPAKLCWTAMYRKQHKKDIHAEAAKKRRRTTKKPYSRSIVGATLEVIQKKRAEKPEVRDAAREAALREIKERIKKTKDEKKAKKAEVTKSQKSQGGKGAVQKGSKGPKIGGGGGKR